The Apis mellifera strain DH4 linkage group LG16, Amel_HAv3.1, whole genome shotgun sequence genome has a segment encoding these proteins:
- the LOC411575 gene encoding tau-tubulin kinase homolog Asator isoform X2 — MMSEDLLQPGHVVKDRWKVVKRIGGGGFGEIYEGVDFMTREQVALKVESARQSKQVLKMEVAVLKKLQGREHVCRFIGCGRNDRFNYVVMQLQGKNLAELRRAQPRGAFSLSTTLRLGLQILKAIESIHRVGFLHRDIKPSNFSMGRLPHTSKLVYMLDFGLARQFTTGTGEVRPPRSAAGFRGTVRYASVNAHKNKEMGRHDDLWSLFYMLVEFVNGQLPWRKIKDKEQVGLMKEKYDHRLLLKHLPADLRVFLEHIQSLGYADKPDYAMLAGLFERCLKRRGVKATDPYDWEKPFISNESLPTTRSLPSNHQVAMPPVLTTATTINQPPTTPNVDTNNQENVEPDNRKELDAQMDYESICRRNKQRGVEGSSVPFTSAISNHGRDKNCNATIPTMDNTHQQAGQQAQDSPKKRRAVSMAAEPQTGVVDNEEDALMASARSASEVPRNKVGVNAAAPLRKSASGATFARLRVTPAVETAPGEPPSPRVQTEVDASYCSYDVTNPKYVGNQSPVTEQREPLKREPRRRTEGRQQTRTNRAAIRDYSITQFAQIDDDNVSALQQVTKGGGGLTLASQWKSQFDDSEETDNEWKGENLQSPEHKGITMPIMVPQSTVGSDAVTIATSVPASIDAKTTVIQSTMSIAPQHSIIPTALSRISEDSTKPTVPHRCLNIAGIEKYPDLQGALPRAWSVPALAPHVRAYLEAPLVQQAAFDDLLYEVDVMRNIATRYDEPRQSPPLRRASVPAVAFSPPNTIPSTPGGEEEEEAVAGRLEIRVVDATGGATVVQTTADREPLQRKMTNGTVDSPASPKPEREESSIFDTAENRASVDDVMHKENSTITASTTIPNILPLREYKDDKEKEASNRTHNTVSKIPIPVKSPRCSLSESTPETNTQNTRSGVGNEIEKSSTPVAITREKDATVKGKRLTVEVLRRCLALPDESSIFSSLTANSTEDENLTGCTPALRRRRQSEKYVTDASQLNLRFQRPQRRIRSHSEVLFKFSPRGVPSHLLAETAKRTDESSDNDSDNSGPPNAQPPPPPTSLPPHVAENNARCRRFRPISDGTIISKEW; from the exons atgaTGAGTGAAGATCTGCTGCAGCCTGGCCATGTGGTCAAAGATCGCTGGAAAGTT gTCAAGAGAATAGGAGGTGGTGGATTTGGTGAAATTTATGAAGGGGTAGATTTTATGACTAGAGAACAGGTTGCATTGAAGGTAGAATCAGCACGTCAATCAAAACAAGTTCTTAAAATGGAAGTGGCAGTATTGAAAAAACTTCAGG gTCGGGAACACGTATGCAGGTTTATAGGTTGTGGTCGTAATGATCGATTCAATTATGTTGTGATGCAATTACAAGGAAAAAATTTGGCTGAATTACGACGTGCTCAGCCTCGAGGTGCTTTTTCATTGTCTACCACTCTACGTTTAGGACTTCAAATTCTTAAAGCAATTGAAAGTATACATCGTGTAGGCTTTCTTCATAGAGATATTAAACct tcAAACTTTTCAATGGGACGACTTCCACATACCTCGAAGTTGGTTTATATGTTAGATTTTGGTTTGGCTCGTCAATTTACGACGGGTACTGGTGAAGTTAGACCACCTCGTAGTGCGGCAGGATTTAGAGGAACCGTCCGGTACGCATCTGTGAATGcgcataaaaataaagaaatgggCAGACATGACGATTTGTGGTCATTGTTTTATATGCTAGTAGAATTTGTTAATGGTCAACTTCCATGGCgaaaaataaaggataaagaacag GTTGGTCTTATGAAAGAAAAGTACGATCATCGTTTACTTTTAAAACATCTTCCAGCGGATCTTCGTGTATTTCTGGAACATATTCAG AGTTTGGGATATGCAGATAAACCAGATTATGCAATGCTGGCAGGTTTATTTGAACGTTGCTTGAAACGTAGAGGAGTAAAAGCTACTGATCCCTATGATTGGGAGAAACCATTTATATCGAATGAAAGTTTGCCAACTACTAGATCTCTACCTAGTAATCATCAGGTCGCTATGCCTCCAGTATTGACCACAGCAACTACGATTAATCAACCACCAACTACACCAAATGTTGACACaaataatcaagaaaatgTTGAACCTGATAACAGAAAAGAATTAGAc GCACAAATGGATTATGAAAGTATATGTAGAAGAAATAAACAACGAGGAGTAGAAGGATCTTCGGTGCCGTTTACATCAGCTATCAGCAATCATGGccgagataaaaattgtaacgcGACGATACCTACGATGGACAATACTCATCAACAAGCTGGACAACAAGCTCAag attcacCTAAAAAGAGGCGTGCAGTTTCAATGGCAGCAGAACCACAAACAGGGGTGGTAGACAATGAAGAAGATGCATTAATGGCTTCTGCTCGTTCTGCTTCAGAAGTTCCTCGCAATAAAGTTGGAGTCAATGCTGCAGCACCATTAAGAAAATCTGCAAGTGGTGCAACATTTGCTAGATTACGAGTCACACCTGCAGTTGAAACAGCACCTGGCGAACCTCCCAGTCCTCGAGTACAAACTGAAGTTGATGCTTCTTACTGTTCCTATGATGTTACCAATCCAAAATATGTTGGCAATCAGAGTCCT GTTACGGAACAGAGAGAACCATTAAAAAGAGAACCACGAAGAAGAACAGAAGGACGTCAACAGACAAGAACTAATCGTGCTGCAATAAGAGATTATTCCATTACACAATTTGCACAGATAGATGATGATAATGTATCAGCATTACAACAAGTAACTAAAGGTGGTGGTGGTTTGACACTAGCTTCTCAATGGAAATCACAATTCGATGATTCTGAAGAGACTGATAATGAAtggaaaggagaaaatttaCAAAGTCCTGAACATAAAGGAATTACTATGCCAATTATGGTTCCacag TCAACAGTTGGTAGTGATGCTGTAACTATCGCAACTTCAGTGCCTGCATCTATCGATGCGAAAACGACAGTAATACAATCAACTATGTCGATTGCGCCTCAACATTCGATAATACCAACTGCTCTCTCTCGAATAAGTGAAGATTCTACAAAGCCTACAGTTCCTCACAGGTGTTTAAACATTGCtggtattgaaaaatatccagATCTCCAAGGCGCACTTCCTCGCGCTTGGAGCGTTCCTGCATTGGCACCGCATGTTCGTGCTTATCTCGAAGCACCATTG GTTCAACAAGCTGCATTTGATGATTTACTATATGAAGTCGATGTTATGAGAAATATAGCAACACGTTATGATGAACCGAGACAAAGTCCTCCGTTACGAAGGGCAAGCGTTCCAGCAGTTGCTTTTTCTCCACCCAACACAATACCTAGTACAcctggaggagaagaagaagaggaagcaGTAGCAGGAAGATTGGAAATTAGAGTAGTGGATGCAACAGGTGGTGCAACTGTTGTACAAACAACTGCAGATAGAGAACCATTGCAAA GAAAAATGACAAACGGTACAGTAGATAGCCCAGCTAGTCCAAAACCAGAAAGAGAAGAATCATCGATATTCGATACTGCTGAAAATCGAGCATCTGTTGATGATGTTATGCATAAGGAAAACAGCACTATCACTGCCTCGACAACCATACCGAATATATTACCACTTCGTGAATATAAGgatgataaagaaaaggaGGCTTCTAATAGGACTCATAATACTGTCAGTAAAATTCCAATTCCGGTTAAAAGTCCTAGATGTTCGTTATCGGAGTCAACTCCAGAAACGAATACACAAAATACCCGGAGTGGTGTGgggaatgaaatagaaaaatcatcTACACCTGTGGCTATAACCAGGGAAAAAGATGCTA CTGTCAAAGGCAAACGCTTGACAGTGGAGGTATTGCGACGCTGCTTGGCATTACCTGATGAATCATCGATCTTTTCATCTTTAACGGCTAATTCGAcagaagatgaaaatttaactGGATGTACTCCTGCGTTACGTCGTCGAAGACAAAGCGAAAAATATGTGACCGATGCCAGTCAACTAAACTTGCGATTTCAAAGACCGCAACGCAGGATCAGATCTCATTCTGaagtgttatttaaattttctcctaGAGGAGTACCTTCGCATCTTTTGGCAGAAACGGCTAAACGAACTGACGAAAGTAGCGATAATGATTCTGATAATAGTGGTCCACCAAATGCTCAACCTCCACCACCACCTACATCTTTGCCACCACATGTTGCAGAAAATAATGCTAg atgtcGTAGGTTTCGACCTATATCAGATGGGACAATAATCAGTAAAGAATGGTGA
- the LOC411575 gene encoding uncharacterized protein LOC411575 isoform X1, whose product MKWHPDHSTTLQPRNVGDESTDQNNNITMMSEDLLQPGHVVKDRWKVVKRIGGGGFGEIYEGVDFMTREQVALKVESARQSKQVLKMEVAVLKKLQGREHVCRFIGCGRNDRFNYVVMQLQGKNLAELRRAQPRGAFSLSTTLRLGLQILKAIESIHRVGFLHRDIKPSNFSMGRLPHTSKLVYMLDFGLARQFTTGTGEVRPPRSAAGFRGTVRYASVNAHKNKEMGRHDDLWSLFYMLVEFVNGQLPWRKIKDKEQVGLMKEKYDHRLLLKHLPADLRVFLEHIQSLGYADKPDYAMLAGLFERCLKRRGVKATDPYDWEKPFISNESLPTTRSLPSNHQVAMPPVLTTATTINQPPTTPNVDTNNQENVEPDNRKELDAQMDYESICRRNKQRGVEGSSVPFTSAISNHGRDKNCNATIPTMDNTHQQAGQQAQDSPKKRRAVSMAAEPQTGVVDNEEDALMASARSASEVPRNKVGVNAAAPLRKSASGATFARLRVTPAVETAPGEPPSPRVQTEVDASYCSYDVTNPKYVGNQSPVTEQREPLKREPRRRTEGRQQTRTNRAAIRDYSITQFAQIDDDNVSALQQVTKGGGGLTLASQWKSQFDDSEETDNEWKGENLQSPEHKGITMPIMVPQSTVGSDAVTIATSVPASIDAKTTVIQSTMSIAPQHSIIPTALSRISEDSTKPTVPHRCLNIAGIEKYPDLQGALPRAWSVPALAPHVRAYLEAPLVQQAAFDDLLYEVDVMRNIATRYDEPRQSPPLRRASVPAVAFSPPNTIPSTPGGEEEEEAVAGRLEIRVVDATGGATVVQTTADREPLQRKMTNGTVDSPASPKPEREESSIFDTAENRASVDDVMHKENSTITASTTIPNILPLREYKDDKEKEASNRTHNTVSKIPIPVKSPRCSLSESTPETNTQNTRSGVGNEIEKSSTPVAITREKDATVKGKRLTVEVLRRCLALPDESSIFSSLTANSTEDENLTGCTPALRRRRQSEKYVTDASQLNLRFQRPQRRIRSHSEVLFKFSPRGVPSHLLAETAKRTDESSDNDSDNSGPPNAQPPPPPTSLPPHVAENNARCRRFRPISDGTIISKEW is encoded by the exons ATGAAGTG GCATCCTGATCATTCTACCACTTTGCAGCCGAGGAATGTAGGCGACGAAAGTACAGatcagaataataatataactatgaTGAGTGAAGATCTGCTGCAGCCTGGCCATGTGGTCAAAGATCGCTGGAAAGTT gTCAAGAGAATAGGAGGTGGTGGATTTGGTGAAATTTATGAAGGGGTAGATTTTATGACTAGAGAACAGGTTGCATTGAAGGTAGAATCAGCACGTCAATCAAAACAAGTTCTTAAAATGGAAGTGGCAGTATTGAAAAAACTTCAGG gTCGGGAACACGTATGCAGGTTTATAGGTTGTGGTCGTAATGATCGATTCAATTATGTTGTGATGCAATTACAAGGAAAAAATTTGGCTGAATTACGACGTGCTCAGCCTCGAGGTGCTTTTTCATTGTCTACCACTCTACGTTTAGGACTTCAAATTCTTAAAGCAATTGAAAGTATACATCGTGTAGGCTTTCTTCATAGAGATATTAAACct tcAAACTTTTCAATGGGACGACTTCCACATACCTCGAAGTTGGTTTATATGTTAGATTTTGGTTTGGCTCGTCAATTTACGACGGGTACTGGTGAAGTTAGACCACCTCGTAGTGCGGCAGGATTTAGAGGAACCGTCCGGTACGCATCTGTGAATGcgcataaaaataaagaaatgggCAGACATGACGATTTGTGGTCATTGTTTTATATGCTAGTAGAATTTGTTAATGGTCAACTTCCATGGCgaaaaataaaggataaagaacag GTTGGTCTTATGAAAGAAAAGTACGATCATCGTTTACTTTTAAAACATCTTCCAGCGGATCTTCGTGTATTTCTGGAACATATTCAG AGTTTGGGATATGCAGATAAACCAGATTATGCAATGCTGGCAGGTTTATTTGAACGTTGCTTGAAACGTAGAGGAGTAAAAGCTACTGATCCCTATGATTGGGAGAAACCATTTATATCGAATGAAAGTTTGCCAACTACTAGATCTCTACCTAGTAATCATCAGGTCGCTATGCCTCCAGTATTGACCACAGCAACTACGATTAATCAACCACCAACTACACCAAATGTTGACACaaataatcaagaaaatgTTGAACCTGATAACAGAAAAGAATTAGAc GCACAAATGGATTATGAAAGTATATGTAGAAGAAATAAACAACGAGGAGTAGAAGGATCTTCGGTGCCGTTTACATCAGCTATCAGCAATCATGGccgagataaaaattgtaacgcGACGATACCTACGATGGACAATACTCATCAACAAGCTGGACAACAAGCTCAag attcacCTAAAAAGAGGCGTGCAGTTTCAATGGCAGCAGAACCACAAACAGGGGTGGTAGACAATGAAGAAGATGCATTAATGGCTTCTGCTCGTTCTGCTTCAGAAGTTCCTCGCAATAAAGTTGGAGTCAATGCTGCAGCACCATTAAGAAAATCTGCAAGTGGTGCAACATTTGCTAGATTACGAGTCACACCTGCAGTTGAAACAGCACCTGGCGAACCTCCCAGTCCTCGAGTACAAACTGAAGTTGATGCTTCTTACTGTTCCTATGATGTTACCAATCCAAAATATGTTGGCAATCAGAGTCCT GTTACGGAACAGAGAGAACCATTAAAAAGAGAACCACGAAGAAGAACAGAAGGACGTCAACAGACAAGAACTAATCGTGCTGCAATAAGAGATTATTCCATTACACAATTTGCACAGATAGATGATGATAATGTATCAGCATTACAACAAGTAACTAAAGGTGGTGGTGGTTTGACACTAGCTTCTCAATGGAAATCACAATTCGATGATTCTGAAGAGACTGATAATGAAtggaaaggagaaaatttaCAAAGTCCTGAACATAAAGGAATTACTATGCCAATTATGGTTCCacag TCAACAGTTGGTAGTGATGCTGTAACTATCGCAACTTCAGTGCCTGCATCTATCGATGCGAAAACGACAGTAATACAATCAACTATGTCGATTGCGCCTCAACATTCGATAATACCAACTGCTCTCTCTCGAATAAGTGAAGATTCTACAAAGCCTACAGTTCCTCACAGGTGTTTAAACATTGCtggtattgaaaaatatccagATCTCCAAGGCGCACTTCCTCGCGCTTGGAGCGTTCCTGCATTGGCACCGCATGTTCGTGCTTATCTCGAAGCACCATTG GTTCAACAAGCTGCATTTGATGATTTACTATATGAAGTCGATGTTATGAGAAATATAGCAACACGTTATGATGAACCGAGACAAAGTCCTCCGTTACGAAGGGCAAGCGTTCCAGCAGTTGCTTTTTCTCCACCCAACACAATACCTAGTACAcctggaggagaagaagaagaggaagcaGTAGCAGGAAGATTGGAAATTAGAGTAGTGGATGCAACAGGTGGTGCAACTGTTGTACAAACAACTGCAGATAGAGAACCATTGCAAA GAAAAATGACAAACGGTACAGTAGATAGCCCAGCTAGTCCAAAACCAGAAAGAGAAGAATCATCGATATTCGATACTGCTGAAAATCGAGCATCTGTTGATGATGTTATGCATAAGGAAAACAGCACTATCACTGCCTCGACAACCATACCGAATATATTACCACTTCGTGAATATAAGgatgataaagaaaaggaGGCTTCTAATAGGACTCATAATACTGTCAGTAAAATTCCAATTCCGGTTAAAAGTCCTAGATGTTCGTTATCGGAGTCAACTCCAGAAACGAATACACAAAATACCCGGAGTGGTGTGgggaatgaaatagaaaaatcatcTACACCTGTGGCTATAACCAGGGAAAAAGATGCTA CTGTCAAAGGCAAACGCTTGACAGTGGAGGTATTGCGACGCTGCTTGGCATTACCTGATGAATCATCGATCTTTTCATCTTTAACGGCTAATTCGAcagaagatgaaaatttaactGGATGTACTCCTGCGTTACGTCGTCGAAGACAAAGCGAAAAATATGTGACCGATGCCAGTCAACTAAACTTGCGATTTCAAAGACCGCAACGCAGGATCAGATCTCATTCTGaagtgttatttaaattttctcctaGAGGAGTACCTTCGCATCTTTTGGCAGAAACGGCTAAACGAACTGACGAAAGTAGCGATAATGATTCTGATAATAGTGGTCCACCAAATGCTCAACCTCCACCACCACCTACATCTTTGCCACCACATGTTGCAGAAAATAATGCTAg atgtcGTAGGTTTCGACCTATATCAGATGGGACAATAATCAGTAAAGAATGGTGA
- the LOC411575 gene encoding uncharacterized protein LOC411575 isoform X3, which yields MGRLPHTSKLVYMLDFGLARQFTTGTGEVRPPRSAAGFRGTVRYASVNAHKNKEMGRHDDLWSLFYMLVEFVNGQLPWRKIKDKEQVGLMKEKYDHRLLLKHLPADLRVFLEHIQSLGYADKPDYAMLAGLFERCLKRRGVKATDPYDWEKPFISNESLPTTRSLPSNHQVAMPPVLTTATTINQPPTTPNVDTNNQENVEPDNRKELDAQMDYESICRRNKQRGVEGSSVPFTSAISNHGRDKNCNATIPTMDNTHQQAGQQAQDSPKKRRAVSMAAEPQTGVVDNEEDALMASARSASEVPRNKVGVNAAAPLRKSASGATFARLRVTPAVETAPGEPPSPRVQTEVDASYCSYDVTNPKYVGNQSPVTEQREPLKREPRRRTEGRQQTRTNRAAIRDYSITQFAQIDDDNVSALQQVTKGGGGLTLASQWKSQFDDSEETDNEWKGENLQSPEHKGITMPIMVPQSTVGSDAVTIATSVPASIDAKTTVIQSTMSIAPQHSIIPTALSRISEDSTKPTVPHRCLNIAGIEKYPDLQGALPRAWSVPALAPHVRAYLEAPLVQQAAFDDLLYEVDVMRNIATRYDEPRQSPPLRRASVPAVAFSPPNTIPSTPGGEEEEEAVAGRLEIRVVDATGGATVVQTTADREPLQRKMTNGTVDSPASPKPEREESSIFDTAENRASVDDVMHKENSTITASTTIPNILPLREYKDDKEKEASNRTHNTVSKIPIPVKSPRCSLSESTPETNTQNTRSGVGNEIEKSSTPVAITREKDATVKGKRLTVEVLRRCLALPDESSIFSSLTANSTEDENLTGCTPALRRRRQSEKYVTDASQLNLRFQRPQRRIRSHSEVLFKFSPRGVPSHLLAETAKRTDESSDNDSDNSGPPNAQPPPPPTSLPPHVAENNARCRRFRPISDGTIISKEW from the exons ATGGGACGACTTCCACATACCTCGAAGTTGGTTTATATGTTAGATTTTGGTTTGGCTCGTCAATTTACGACGGGTACTGGTGAAGTTAGACCACCTCGTAGTGCGGCAGGATTTAGAGGAACCGTCCGGTACGCATCTGTGAATGcgcataaaaataaagaaatgggCAGACATGACGATTTGTGGTCATTGTTTTATATGCTAGTAGAATTTGTTAATGGTCAACTTCCATGGCgaaaaataaaggataaagaacag GTTGGTCTTATGAAAGAAAAGTACGATCATCGTTTACTTTTAAAACATCTTCCAGCGGATCTTCGTGTATTTCTGGAACATATTCAG AGTTTGGGATATGCAGATAAACCAGATTATGCAATGCTGGCAGGTTTATTTGAACGTTGCTTGAAACGTAGAGGAGTAAAAGCTACTGATCCCTATGATTGGGAGAAACCATTTATATCGAATGAAAGTTTGCCAACTACTAGATCTCTACCTAGTAATCATCAGGTCGCTATGCCTCCAGTATTGACCACAGCAACTACGATTAATCAACCACCAACTACACCAAATGTTGACACaaataatcaagaaaatgTTGAACCTGATAACAGAAAAGAATTAGAc GCACAAATGGATTATGAAAGTATATGTAGAAGAAATAAACAACGAGGAGTAGAAGGATCTTCGGTGCCGTTTACATCAGCTATCAGCAATCATGGccgagataaaaattgtaacgcGACGATACCTACGATGGACAATACTCATCAACAAGCTGGACAACAAGCTCAag attcacCTAAAAAGAGGCGTGCAGTTTCAATGGCAGCAGAACCACAAACAGGGGTGGTAGACAATGAAGAAGATGCATTAATGGCTTCTGCTCGTTCTGCTTCAGAAGTTCCTCGCAATAAAGTTGGAGTCAATGCTGCAGCACCATTAAGAAAATCTGCAAGTGGTGCAACATTTGCTAGATTACGAGTCACACCTGCAGTTGAAACAGCACCTGGCGAACCTCCCAGTCCTCGAGTACAAACTGAAGTTGATGCTTCTTACTGTTCCTATGATGTTACCAATCCAAAATATGTTGGCAATCAGAGTCCT GTTACGGAACAGAGAGAACCATTAAAAAGAGAACCACGAAGAAGAACAGAAGGACGTCAACAGACAAGAACTAATCGTGCTGCAATAAGAGATTATTCCATTACACAATTTGCACAGATAGATGATGATAATGTATCAGCATTACAACAAGTAACTAAAGGTGGTGGTGGTTTGACACTAGCTTCTCAATGGAAATCACAATTCGATGATTCTGAAGAGACTGATAATGAAtggaaaggagaaaatttaCAAAGTCCTGAACATAAAGGAATTACTATGCCAATTATGGTTCCacag TCAACAGTTGGTAGTGATGCTGTAACTATCGCAACTTCAGTGCCTGCATCTATCGATGCGAAAACGACAGTAATACAATCAACTATGTCGATTGCGCCTCAACATTCGATAATACCAACTGCTCTCTCTCGAATAAGTGAAGATTCTACAAAGCCTACAGTTCCTCACAGGTGTTTAAACATTGCtggtattgaaaaatatccagATCTCCAAGGCGCACTTCCTCGCGCTTGGAGCGTTCCTGCATTGGCACCGCATGTTCGTGCTTATCTCGAAGCACCATTG GTTCAACAAGCTGCATTTGATGATTTACTATATGAAGTCGATGTTATGAGAAATATAGCAACACGTTATGATGAACCGAGACAAAGTCCTCCGTTACGAAGGGCAAGCGTTCCAGCAGTTGCTTTTTCTCCACCCAACACAATACCTAGTACAcctggaggagaagaagaagaggaagcaGTAGCAGGAAGATTGGAAATTAGAGTAGTGGATGCAACAGGTGGTGCAACTGTTGTACAAACAACTGCAGATAGAGAACCATTGCAAA GAAAAATGACAAACGGTACAGTAGATAGCCCAGCTAGTCCAAAACCAGAAAGAGAAGAATCATCGATATTCGATACTGCTGAAAATCGAGCATCTGTTGATGATGTTATGCATAAGGAAAACAGCACTATCACTGCCTCGACAACCATACCGAATATATTACCACTTCGTGAATATAAGgatgataaagaaaaggaGGCTTCTAATAGGACTCATAATACTGTCAGTAAAATTCCAATTCCGGTTAAAAGTCCTAGATGTTCGTTATCGGAGTCAACTCCAGAAACGAATACACAAAATACCCGGAGTGGTGTGgggaatgaaatagaaaaatcatcTACACCTGTGGCTATAACCAGGGAAAAAGATGCTA CTGTCAAAGGCAAACGCTTGACAGTGGAGGTATTGCGACGCTGCTTGGCATTACCTGATGAATCATCGATCTTTTCATCTTTAACGGCTAATTCGAcagaagatgaaaatttaactGGATGTACTCCTGCGTTACGTCGTCGAAGACAAAGCGAAAAATATGTGACCGATGCCAGTCAACTAAACTTGCGATTTCAAAGACCGCAACGCAGGATCAGATCTCATTCTGaagtgttatttaaattttctcctaGAGGAGTACCTTCGCATCTTTTGGCAGAAACGGCTAAACGAACTGACGAAAGTAGCGATAATGATTCTGATAATAGTGGTCCACCAAATGCTCAACCTCCACCACCACCTACATCTTTGCCACCACATGTTGCAGAAAATAATGCTAg atgtcGTAGGTTTCGACCTATATCAGATGGGACAATAATCAGTAAAGAATGGTGA
- the LOC411576 gene encoding phosphoglycerate kinase, with product MALNKLSIDKVDLTDKRVLIRVDFNVPLKDGKITNNQRIVAALDTIKYALSKKAKSVILMSHLGRPDGKKDMKYTIKPVADELKSLLGKEILFLNDCVGSEVENACANPEPGSIILLENLRFHIEEEGKGVGEDGKKIKADKTKVDEFRKSLRKLGDIYVNDAFGTAHRAHSSMLGEGYETRASGFLLKKELEYFAKALENPERPFLAILGGAKVADKIQLIDNLLDKVNEMIIGGGMAYTFLKISKNMKIGNSLFDEEGAKIINNLLSKAEKNKVQIHLPIDFVTADKFAENATVGAADIESGIPDGWMGLDVGPKSRELFSQPIKRAKTIVWNGPAGVFEFENFSKGTKSLMDNVVEATSKGAISIIGGGDTATCAAKWKTEDKVSHVSTGGGASLELLEGKVLPGVAALSSL from the exons ATGGCACTAAATAAACTCAGCATTGATAAAGTTGATCTTACAGATAAACGAGTGCTTATACG GGTAGATTTTAATGTACCTTTAAAAGATGGTAAAATCACCAATAATCAAAGAATTGTTGCTGCTTtggatacaattaaatatgctCTTTCAAAAAAAGCTAAGTCTGTTATTTTAATGTCACATTTGGGACGTCCAGATGGTAAAAAAGATATGAAGTATACTATAAAACCTGTAGCTGATGAATTAAAGTCCCTTCTTGGAAAGGAAATTCTATTCTTAAATGATTGTGTTGGATCAGAGGTTGAAAATGCATGTGCTAATCCAGAACCAGGAAGCATTATCTTACTTGAAAATTTGAGGTTTCatatagaagaagaaggtaAAGGAGTAGgagaagatggaaaaaaa ataaaagcAGATAAAACAAAAGTAGACGAATTTAGGAAATCATTGAGAAAATTAGGAGATATTTATGTTAATGACGCCTTTGGTACAGCTCATCGTGCTCATAGTTCTATGCTTGGTGAAGGATATGAGACAAGAGCTAGTggttttcttttaaagaaagaattagaatattttgccAAAGCATTGGAGAATCCTGAGAGACCATTTTTAGCAATATTAGGAGGTGCTAAAGTTGCAGATAAAATAcagttaattgataatttactaGATAAAgttaatgaaatgataatagGTGGTGGAATGGCTTAtacctttttaaaaatatcgaaaaatatgaag ATTGGTAATTCATTATTTGACGAGGAAGGagcaaaaatcattaataatttattatcaaaagctgaaaaaaataaagtccaAATACATTTGCCAATTGATTTTGTTACGGCAGATAAATTTGCAGAAAATGCAACTGTTGGTGCAGCAGATATAGAAAGTGGTATACCTGATGGCTGGATGGGACTTGATGTTGGACCAAAATCAAGAGAATTGTTCAGTc AACCTATTAAAAGAGCAAAAACAATCGTATGGAATGGTCCTGCTGgtgtttttgaatttgaaaattttagtaaAGGCACTAAAAGTCTAATGGATAATGTTGTTGAAGCAACATCAAAAGGTGCTATTTCTATAATTGGTGGTGGTGATACAGCTACTTGCGCTGCTAAATGGAAAACAGAAGATAAAGTAAGTCATGTTAGTACTGGCGGTGGTGCAAGTTTGGAATTACTTGAAGGAAAAGTTTTACCAGGAGTTGCTGCTTTATCTTCGTTGTAA